From a single Bacillus sp. NEB1478 genomic region:
- the ftsZ gene encoding cell division protein FtsZ, whose product MLEFDMNMDQLATIKVIGVGGGGSNAVNRMIEHGVQGVEFICVNTDAQALNLSKAPVKMQIGTKLTRGLGAGANPDIGKKAAEESREQIEEALAGADMVFVTAGMGGGTGTGAAPVVAEIAKDLGALTVGVVTRPFTFEGRKRSTQAVGGISVLKEKVDTLIVIPNDRLLEIVDKNTPMLEAFREADNVLRQGVQGISDLIAVPGLINLDFADVKTIMTERGSALMGIGVGTGENRAAEAAKKAISSPLLETSIDGAKGVLMNITGGANLSLYEVNEAADIVSSASDPEVNMIFGSVINEELKDEILVTVIATGFDENEKLVNNQQREQRPKMQSSQNLHQTNSNPTQSQSQPQSREENQSESRNSSYSNADSETLDIPTFLRNRSRNRRR is encoded by the coding sequence ATCAGTTAGCAACGATTAAAGTAATTGGTGTTGGCGGCGGCGGAAGCAATGCTGTTAACCGAATGATTGAACATGGAGTACAAGGAGTGGAGTTCATCTGTGTAAATACGGATGCTCAAGCTCTAAACCTTTCAAAAGCTCCTGTGAAGATGCAAATCGGAACAAAGTTGACAAGAGGGTTAGGCGCTGGTGCTAATCCGGATATCGGTAAAAAAGCGGCTGAAGAAAGCCGTGAACAAATCGAAGAAGCACTTGCTGGTGCTGATATGGTATTCGTAACTGCTGGAATGGGTGGAGGTACTGGTACCGGTGCTGCACCAGTAGTAGCTGAAATCGCAAAAGATTTAGGAGCACTTACTGTTGGAGTAGTGACTCGTCCATTCACATTCGAAGGCCGCAAACGTTCTACGCAGGCAGTTGGCGGAATTTCTGTTCTAAAAGAAAAAGTAGATACATTGATCGTTATCCCAAATGACCGTCTATTAGAAATCGTTGATAAAAATACTCCGATGCTAGAAGCATTCCGTGAAGCGGATAATGTTTTACGACAAGGTGTACAAGGTATTTCTGATTTAATCGCTGTACCAGGATTAATCAACCTTGACTTTGCTGATGTTAAAACAATTATGACAGAGCGCGGTTCTGCACTTATGGGTATCGGTGTTGGAACAGGTGAAAATCGTGCAGCTGAAGCAGCTAAAAAAGCGATTTCATCTCCACTTCTTGAAACTTCAATCGATGGGGCAAAAGGTGTATTGATGAACATTACAGGTGGAGCTAACCTAAGCCTTTATGAAGTGAATGAAGCTGCTGACATTGTTTCTTCTGCATCTGATCCTGAAGTAAACATGATCTTTGGGTCAGTAATCAATGAAGAGCTTAAAGATGAAATTTTAGTTACTGTAATTGCAACTGGATTTGATGAGAATGAAAAATTGGTAAACAACCAACAAAGAGAGCAGCGTCCAAAAATGCAGTCCTCTCAAAATTTACACCAAACTAACTCTAATCCAACTCAATCACAGTCACAACCTCAATCACGTGAGGAAAATCAATCAGAGTCTAGAAACTCATCGTATTCAAACGCTGATTCTGAAACGCTGGATATCCCAACGTTCTTGCGTAACCGCAGCAGAAACAGAAGAAGATAA